A section of the Ruania halotolerans genome encodes:
- a CDS encoding beta-galactosidase, giving the protein MTSRWLERAGRPWLPITGEIHYHRLPRERWSEVLGKARAGGLDTVATYVMWQVHEPQPGEFCWDGDRDLRAFIQLAATHELDVLVRMGPWSHGEARYGGFPDWLVALGLPMRTNDPAYLDLVRTLYSETIAQLAGLTHGDRGPVVAVQIENELYDQPHHLATLRTIAEELGLHVPIWTATGWGGAQVPQTLLPVYSAYADGFWEDSATEWPEFAASHFRYSQVRDDLSVGKDLRETLDGIVLEPGAVPLRDDAALPFATCELGGGMHVAYHRRPLVRPDDVAALALAKIGSGSTWQGYYMYAGGTQRRGPNGTEQESHATGYPNDVPTRTYDFHAPIGEHGQVREHYHQLRRQHLWLQADGPAIATMQAVVGGGSEDPGELRWAVRADGERGYLFLSTYQPARRPLAAQAGVQLTIDFDDATITAPTRPIDIPAGVSMAWPLRYPLTESLTLRSATAQLVTRISDDDGEIVVVSASGGIPVELAFDGDVSVAGTGVTSIGGTAAGGTIVTVDTPGPEAVIELPGVRILVLDESTADRLYRLELGGRDRLVLSDAPIYTRDRELVLHTDSAVTLSFLPAPGALSSVEASVSGTGDHLGLWRRWRIEPQVAGRHRLLSDLTPAGWSVPELRRGGSMNRLSAPTDFSAAARVRVDVPDGLFEGADRVLVQVAWTGDIARAVVGADVVSDHFWHGRVWDIDVTAQRQQIREHGLVLEFLPWHAGAGIWVDPAVRDVPEGVVIDAVDLIQVARVGLAPMG; this is encoded by the coding sequence GTGACCAGTCGATGGCTCGAGCGAGCCGGTCGGCCGTGGCTGCCCATCACGGGGGAGATCCATTACCACCGGTTGCCGCGGGAACGGTGGTCGGAAGTGCTGGGCAAGGCTCGTGCCGGGGGGCTCGACACTGTCGCCACCTACGTGATGTGGCAGGTGCACGAACCACAGCCAGGAGAATTCTGCTGGGACGGCGATCGTGACCTGCGCGCCTTCATCCAGCTGGCCGCAACTCACGAGCTCGATGTCCTCGTCCGGATGGGCCCCTGGTCGCACGGGGAGGCTCGCTACGGCGGCTTCCCGGACTGGCTCGTGGCCCTCGGCCTTCCGATGCGGACCAACGACCCGGCCTATCTCGACCTGGTGCGCACGCTCTACAGCGAGACCATCGCCCAGCTTGCCGGACTGACCCACGGTGATCGCGGCCCCGTCGTGGCCGTCCAGATCGAGAACGAGCTGTACGACCAACCGCACCATCTCGCGACGCTGCGCACGATCGCCGAAGAGCTCGGCTTGCACGTCCCGATATGGACCGCAACGGGCTGGGGCGGTGCGCAGGTCCCGCAGACGCTGCTCCCGGTCTACAGCGCGTATGCGGACGGATTCTGGGAGGACTCGGCCACCGAGTGGCCGGAGTTTGCGGCGTCTCATTTCCGCTACAGCCAGGTGCGTGACGACCTGAGTGTGGGCAAGGATCTGCGCGAGACGCTCGACGGGATCGTCCTCGAGCCAGGCGCTGTTCCACTCAGGGACGATGCCGCACTTCCGTTCGCCACCTGCGAGCTCGGTGGTGGAATGCACGTGGCATACCACCGGCGACCACTCGTGCGGCCTGATGATGTGGCCGCGCTCGCGCTCGCAAAGATCGGCAGCGGATCGACCTGGCAGGGCTACTACATGTACGCCGGCGGAACGCAGCGAAGGGGACCGAACGGCACTGAGCAGGAGTCGCACGCCACCGGCTACCCGAATGACGTGCCGACGCGCACCTACGACTTCCACGCCCCGATCGGCGAGCATGGTCAGGTTCGGGAGCACTACCACCAACTCCGGCGCCAGCACCTCTGGCTCCAGGCCGACGGCCCCGCCATCGCCACGATGCAGGCCGTCGTCGGAGGTGGCAGCGAGGATCCGGGTGAACTGCGCTGGGCGGTGCGGGCCGATGGCGAGCGCGGCTATCTCTTCCTGTCCACCTACCAGCCGGCCAGGCGCCCGCTGGCGGCGCAGGCAGGCGTGCAGCTCACCATCGACTTCGACGACGCCACCATCACGGCACCGACCCGCCCCATCGACATCCCGGCGGGGGTCAGCATGGCCTGGCCGCTGCGCTATCCGCTCACTGAGAGCCTGACCCTCCGGAGCGCGACCGCCCAGCTGGTCACCCGGATCAGCGACGACGATGGCGAGATCGTGGTGGTCAGCGCCAGCGGCGGTATCCCGGTCGAGCTTGCGTTCGACGGTGATGTGTCAGTCGCTGGGACGGGTGTGACCAGCATCGGTGGCACAGCGGCCGGCGGCACGATCGTGACCGTCGATACCCCCGGTCCTGAGGCCGTGATCGAGCTGCCCGGGGTGCGCATCCTGGTTCTCGACGAGTCGACCGCCGACCGGCTCTACCGGTTGGAGCTGGGCGGGCGAGACCGTTTGGTGCTCTCCGATGCACCGATCTACACCCGCGACCGAGAACTGGTCCTGCACACCGATTCCGCCGTCACACTCTCGTTTCTCCCGGCACCGGGCGCCCTCTCCTCAGTGGAGGCCTCCGTGTCTGGCACGGGTGACCACCTCGGCCTCTGGCGCAGGTGGCGAATCGAGCCGCAGGTGGCCGGCCGGCACCGTCTGCTCAGTGACCTCACACCTGCTGGCTGGTCGGTGCCGGAGTTGAGGCGTGGCGGCTCGATGAACCGGCTCAGCGCACCGACGGACTTCTCAGCCGCAGCCCGGGTCCGCGTCGACGTACCGGACGGACTCTTCGAGGGTGCCGACCGGGTGCTCGTGCAGGTGGCCTGGACTGGAGATATCGCCCGGGCCGTGGTCGGGGCCGATGTGGTGAGTGATCACTTCTGGCACGGTCGTGTCTGGGATATCGACGTGACTGCGCAGCGGCAGCAGATCCGCGAGCATGGCCTGGTGCTGGAGTTCCTGCCGTGGCATGCAGGGGCTGGCATCTGGGTCGACCCGGCTGTTCGCGACGTACCTGAGGGCGTCGTGATCGATGCGGTCGACCTGATCCAGGTGGCCAGAGTCGGACTCGCGCCGATGGGTTGA
- a CDS encoding DinB family protein, producing MDKSATDHADIRHGYGSAVSAESPLPEITPDTKDWTWVVDRRCPDCGAEVGVLDLTQIPGALRTQLEVWPVVLQRTEVAERPAPQTWSTLEYAAHVRDVLGVFDERLTLLLDEDDPVFEDWDSDAAAAAGQYLQEDPAQVAEQIADRGAALAAAIEAVPPEAADRPGRRSNGSVFTVTSLMQYLLHDLIHHAWDVTDGRPGPGSGSSRAGEPEPVEPPPLQTFAHRHRRVLGIALAVVALALAAAYVFIVPPQTDSSGLQADIVRWSVPGCWSLICAAALCWALDAKQKVTTVMAYAALLAWLAYLAARLL from the coding sequence ATGGACAAATCCGCGACCGACCATGCGGACATCCGGCACGGCTACGGTAGTGCTGTGTCAGCCGAATCGCCGTTACCCGAGATCACCCCGGACACCAAGGACTGGACCTGGGTGGTGGATCGCCGCTGCCCGGATTGCGGTGCCGAGGTGGGTGTACTCGACCTGACGCAGATCCCGGGCGCTCTGCGCACCCAGCTGGAGGTCTGGCCGGTGGTGCTGCAACGCACTGAGGTGGCCGAACGTCCGGCACCACAGACGTGGTCCACCCTGGAGTACGCCGCCCATGTGCGCGACGTCCTGGGCGTCTTCGATGAGCGGCTCACCCTCCTGCTGGACGAGGATGACCCGGTCTTCGAAGACTGGGACTCGGACGCGGCTGCCGCGGCAGGTCAGTACCTGCAGGAGGATCCGGCACAGGTGGCCGAGCAGATCGCCGACCGCGGTGCGGCGCTGGCGGCCGCGATCGAGGCAGTACCCCCGGAGGCAGCCGATCGCCCCGGACGGCGCAGCAACGGATCGGTGTTCACCGTCACCTCCCTGATGCAGTACCTGCTGCACGACCTGATCCACCACGCGTGGGACGTGACCGACGGCCGGCCAGGTCCGGGTTCGGGCAGCTCACGGGCGGGCGAACCGGAGCCGGTGGAGCCGCCTCCCTTGCAGACCTTCGCCCATCGGCACCGCCGGGTTCTGGGGATCGCGCTGGCAGTGGTGGCACTCGCGCTGGCCGCAGCGTATGTGTTCATCGTTCCTCCACAAACCGACAGCAGCGGACTCCAGGCAGACATCGTGCGATGGAGCGTGCCCGGATGTTGGTCGCTGATCTGCGCTGCGGCGCTGTGCTGGGCACTCGACGCGAAGCAGAAGGTCACCACCGTGATGGCCTATGCGGCCCTACTCGCGTGGTTGGCCTACCTGGCCGCGCGCCTGCTCTGA
- the gatA gene encoding Asp-tRNA(Asn)/Glu-tRNA(Gln) amidotransferase subunit GatA has protein sequence MSDLTRLSAASLADRLRAGEVSSVEATQAHLDRIAAVDGDVHAFLHVNADEALAAAADVDARRAAGEDLPYLAGVPIAVKDVVVTKNQATTAGSKILENWIPPYDATLVERLRATGMPILGKTNMDEFAMGSSTEHSAYGPTRNPWDLDRIPGGSGGGSAAAVAAYEAPLAIGTDTGGSIRQPAAVTGTVGIKPTYGSVSRYGLIALASSLDQAGPCSRTVLDSALLHDVIGGHDPRDSTSLPGKAPSYTAAAREGSAGDLTGLRVGVVRELGGEGYQPGVRASFEASLEQLRAAGAEVVEVSCPSFSAALAAYYLILPSEASSNLAKFDGMRFGLRVEPAEGPVTAERVMAATRGAGFGPEVKRRIILGTYALSAGYYDAYYGSAQKVRTLIQRDFAAAFEAADVLVSPTAPTTAFRFGEKVDDPMAMYLNDVATIPANLAGIPGISLPSGLSDDGLPVGFQILAPARADERLYRVGAALEARLLAADGAPVLAHAPELTAQPATTAEVTR, from the coding sequence GTGAGCGACCTGACCCGCCTGAGTGCCGCGAGTCTCGCCGACCGGCTCCGCGCCGGTGAGGTCTCCAGCGTGGAGGCCACCCAGGCGCACCTGGACCGGATCGCCGCCGTGGACGGCGACGTGCACGCCTTCCTGCACGTGAACGCCGACGAAGCCCTCGCCGCCGCCGCCGACGTGGACGCCCGACGCGCCGCGGGCGAGGACCTGCCGTACCTGGCCGGCGTGCCGATCGCCGTCAAGGACGTCGTGGTGACCAAGAACCAGGCGACCACGGCCGGCTCGAAGATCCTGGAGAACTGGATCCCGCCGTACGACGCCACGCTGGTGGAACGCCTACGGGCCACCGGCATGCCGATCCTCGGCAAGACGAACATGGACGAGTTCGCCATGGGCTCCTCCACCGAGCACTCCGCATATGGCCCCACCCGGAACCCGTGGGACCTGGACCGCATCCCCGGCGGCTCCGGCGGTGGCTCTGCCGCCGCGGTGGCCGCTTACGAGGCGCCGCTCGCGATCGGCACCGACACCGGTGGCTCCATCCGCCAGCCGGCCGCGGTCACCGGCACCGTCGGCATCAAGCCCACCTACGGATCGGTCTCCCGGTATGGGTTGATCGCGCTGGCATCGAGCCTCGACCAGGCCGGGCCCTGCTCGCGCACCGTGCTGGACTCCGCCCTGCTGCACGACGTGATCGGCGGGCACGACCCGCGCGACTCCACCTCATTGCCGGGCAAGGCGCCGTCCTACACCGCCGCGGCCCGCGAGGGCAGTGCAGGTGACCTCACCGGCCTGCGCGTGGGTGTGGTGCGTGAACTCGGTGGCGAGGGGTACCAGCCGGGAGTGCGCGCTAGCTTCGAGGCCTCCCTGGAGCAGTTGCGCGCCGCCGGCGCCGAGGTGGTGGAGGTCTCCTGCCCGAGCTTTTCGGCAGCGTTGGCCGCCTACTACCTGATCCTGCCCTCGGAGGCGTCCAGCAACCTCGCCAAGTTCGACGGGATGCGCTTCGGTCTGCGGGTGGAACCGGCCGAAGGTCCGGTCACCGCCGAGCGCGTGATGGCCGCCACGCGTGGCGCCGGGTTCGGCCCGGAGGTCAAGCGCCGCATCATTCTCGGCACCTATGCCCTCTCGGCCGGGTACTACGACGCCTACTACGGTTCCGCGCAGAAGGTGCGCACCCTCATCCAACGGGACTTCGCGGCCGCCTTCGAGGCTGCCGATGTGCTCGTCTCGCCGACCGCACCCACGACGGCGTTCCGGTTCGGGGAGAAGGTGGACGATCCGATGGCGATGTACCTCAACGACGTCGCCACCATCCCGGCGAACCTCGCCGGGATCCCCGGCATCTCCCTGCCCAGCGGGCTCTCCGACGACGGTCTGCCGGTCGGCTTCCAGATCCTCGCCCCGGCCCGTGCCGACGAGCGGCTGTACCGGGTGGGCGCCGCCCTGGAGGCACGCCTGCTCGCCGCCGACGGCGCACCCGTGCTCGCTCACGCCCCGGAGCTGACGGCCCAGCCCGCCACAACAGCAGAGGTGACCCGATGA
- a CDS encoding glycerate kinase: MKVVLAPDSFKGSLTAAQVAECLARGVRRAVPDAVCVDVPVADGGEGTVAAAVAAGYTPIQVDVTGALGVPVAATYARRAGHAVIEMAAAAGLDQVGPDIRSARTAGTEGVGELIRHALDAGATDVLLGLGGSATSDGGAGLVRALGLGLTDAEGRPVHSGGAALIDLAEVDVTGLDPRIAATTFVLAADVTSPLLGPAGAAAVFGPQKGADEAAVADLEAGLSRWVDALAEAGVPRAAELARASGAGAAGGLGYAGLALLGAQRRSGIEEVLRLVRFAEQVRGSDLVITGEGSMDAQSLAGKAPVGVAAAAGAAGVPVLAVVGRCAVDEATIREYGIGAVHALTDLEPDVHRCLANAAELVDQAAERAVRAWNRRT, encoded by the coding sequence GTGAAGGTCGTTCTCGCTCCCGACTCGTTCAAGGGGTCTTTGACTGCCGCACAGGTGGCCGAGTGTCTCGCTCGGGGGGTGCGCCGTGCGGTGCCGGATGCCGTCTGCGTTGACGTTCCGGTTGCTGACGGTGGTGAGGGCACCGTGGCCGCTGCTGTCGCCGCGGGCTACACGCCGATCCAGGTGGACGTGACCGGCGCCCTCGGCGTGCCGGTCGCTGCCACCTACGCCCGCCGCGCGGGCCATGCCGTGATCGAGATGGCTGCTGCGGCAGGGCTTGATCAGGTCGGACCCGACATTCGCAGTGCCCGGACCGCCGGCACCGAGGGGGTCGGTGAGCTGATCCGGCACGCCCTGGACGCCGGGGCCACCGATGTGCTCCTCGGTCTGGGCGGCAGTGCGACCTCGGACGGCGGAGCAGGCCTGGTGAGGGCGCTGGGACTTGGTCTCACTGACGCCGAGGGCAGGCCCGTGCACTCGGGCGGCGCCGCCCTGATCGACCTGGCCGAGGTGGATGTGACCGGGCTGGACCCGCGGATCGCGGCCACCACATTCGTGCTCGCCGCCGATGTGACCTCACCGCTGCTCGGCCCAGCCGGAGCGGCCGCCGTGTTCGGTCCACAGAAGGGCGCGGACGAGGCAGCGGTGGCCGACCTGGAGGCGGGCTTGAGCCGCTGGGTGGACGCGCTCGCCGAAGCGGGAGTCCCTCGGGCGGCTGAGCTCGCCAGGGCCTCTGGCGCAGGGGCCGCCGGCGGTCTCGGGTACGCGGGCCTCGCGTTGCTCGGTGCGCAGCGACGGTCCGGCATTGAGGAGGTCCTGCGACTGGTCCGCTTCGCCGAGCAGGTGCGCGGCTCCGACCTGGTGATCACCGGGGAGGGGAGCATGGACGCGCAGTCCTTGGCAGGCAAAGCCCCGGTGGGCGTGGCAGCGGCAGCCGGTGCCGCAGGCGTTCCCGTTCTCGCGGTGGTGGGACGGTGTGCCGTGGACGAGGCGACTATTCGGGAGTATGGGATCGGTGCCGTCCACGCGCTGACGGATCTGGAACCGGATGTGCACCGGTGCCTGGCGAACGCGGCCGAACTCGTCGACCAGGCAGCAGAGCGCGCCGTCCGAGCCTGGAACCGCCGAACGTAA
- the gatC gene encoding Asp-tRNA(Asn)/Glu-tRNA(Gln) amidotransferase subunit GatC, producing the protein MSTINADEVARLAALARIDLTPEETDRLAGDLDVIVQAVAEVSEIAGDDVPATSHPIPLTNVLRDDVVGQTLPIEDILAQAPDAEDGQFAVPQILGDEQ; encoded by the coding sequence ATGTCCACCATCAATGCAGACGAGGTCGCGCGCCTGGCCGCGCTGGCCCGGATCGACCTCACACCCGAGGAGACCGACCGCCTCGCGGGCGACCTCGACGTGATCGTCCAGGCCGTCGCGGAGGTCTCTGAGATCGCCGGCGACGACGTGCCCGCAACGAGCCACCCGATTCCGCTGACCAATGTGCTCCGAGACGATGTGGTGGGCCAGACCCTGCCGATCGAGGACATTCTCGCGCAGGCGCCGGATGCCGAGGACGGTCAGTTCGCAGTGCCGCAGATTCTGGGAGACGAGCAGTGA
- the gatB gene encoding Asp-tRNA(Asn)/Glu-tRNA(Gln) amidotransferase subunit GatB, which translates to MTALVDYDDAIARFDPVLGIEVHVELGTATKMFDAAPAHFGAQPNSAVTPVSLGLPGALPVVNGTAVEYAIRIGLALNCQIAENCRFARKNYFYPDVPKNFQTSQYDEPIAYEGYLDVELEDGEIVRVEIERAHMEEDAGKNTHVGGSGRIHGADHSLVDYNRAGIPLVEIVTKPITGVGARAPEVARAYVSALRDIFRTLGVSEAKMERGNVRADVNLSLRATPDAPLGTRTETKNVNSFRSIERAVRYEVSRQAAVLDGGGSVLQETRHFHEDTGSTSSGRIKSDADDYRYFPEPDLVPLAPPREWVEEIRASLPELPALRRRRLRAEWGYSEEEMRDAVNAGALDLIEATVSAGAPAPAARKWWMGELARTAKTSGVELAELSVSPEQVAQLQALVDSGRVNDKLARQVLEGVLAGEGSPEEVVTARGLEVVSDDGPLLEVIDATLAAQPDIAQKIKEGNMGPMGVIIGAVMKATRGQADAGRVRELVQERLS; encoded by the coding sequence ATGACTGCACTGGTCGACTACGACGATGCGATCGCCCGGTTCGATCCCGTGCTCGGCATCGAGGTGCACGTGGAGCTCGGCACGGCCACGAAGATGTTCGACGCCGCGCCGGCCCACTTCGGGGCCCAGCCGAACAGTGCCGTCACCCCGGTCTCGCTCGGCCTGCCGGGTGCACTGCCAGTGGTGAACGGCACGGCGGTGGAGTACGCCATCCGCATCGGCCTGGCCCTGAACTGCCAGATTGCCGAGAACTGCCGGTTCGCCCGGAAGAACTACTTCTACCCGGACGTGCCGAAGAACTTCCAGACCTCGCAGTACGACGAGCCGATCGCCTACGAGGGATACCTGGACGTCGAGCTCGAGGATGGCGAGATCGTCCGCGTGGAGATCGAGCGCGCCCATATGGAGGAGGACGCCGGCAAGAACACCCACGTGGGTGGCTCCGGGCGGATTCACGGGGCCGACCACTCCCTCGTGGATTACAACCGTGCCGGGATCCCGCTGGTGGAGATCGTCACCAAACCCATCACCGGCGTCGGCGCTCGCGCCCCCGAGGTCGCCCGGGCCTATGTCTCGGCGCTACGGGACATCTTCCGCACCCTGGGTGTATCCGAGGCGAAAATGGAGCGCGGCAACGTCCGCGCCGACGTCAACCTCTCCTTGCGCGCCACACCGGACGCCCCGCTCGGCACCCGCACCGAGACCAAGAATGTGAACTCCTTCCGCTCGATCGAGCGGGCGGTGCGGTACGAGGTCTCCCGCCAGGCGGCCGTCCTCGACGGCGGAGGTTCCGTTCTGCAGGAGACGCGTCACTTCCACGAGGACACCGGCAGTACGTCCTCGGGGCGGATCAAGTCGGATGCGGACGATTACCGGTACTTCCCGGAGCCGGATCTGGTGCCGCTGGCACCGCCGCGGGAATGGGTGGAGGAGATCAGGGCGAGCCTGCCCGAGCTGCCGGCCCTGCGCCGTCGGAGGCTGCGTGCGGAGTGGGGTTACTCCGAGGAGGAGATGCGTGACGCCGTCAACGCCGGTGCGCTCGACCTGATCGAGGCGACCGTGTCCGCCGGCGCTCCGGCTCCCGCCGCGCGGAAGTGGTGGATGGGTGAGCTGGCCCGGACCGCCAAGACGAGCGGGGTGGAACTGGCGGAACTCAGCGTGAGCCCAGAGCAGGTCGCGCAACTGCAGGCCCTGGTGGACTCCGGTCGGGTGAACGACAAGCTCGCCCGGCAGGTCCTCGAGGGGGTGCTCGCCGGAGAAGGGTCCCCGGAGGAGGTCGTCACCGCGCGCGGGCTGGAAGTCGTCTCCGATGACGGCCCGCTGCTGGAGGTCATTGATGCCACCCTTGCCGCACAGCCCGATATCGCCCAGAAAATCAAGGAGGGCAATATGGGCCCGATGGGTGTGATCATCGGGGCCGTGATGAAGGCTACCCGTGGGCAGGCGGACGCGGGCCGGGTGCGGGAACTGGTGCAGGAGCGTCTCTCCTGA
- a CDS encoding GNAT family N-acetyltransferase, which produces MTVSWTPPVLAGEMVTLRPIRADDATALWEGLNDPESRRMAGFTKEYTQEAVAQWAAEVAQVEGRFDWATTTDGETILGRISLKAVDLVASRAEIRVLTLPGHRGRGYGREAIMLVLRFAFGRPDEGGLGLHRVGLEVLSINPRAAALYQSLGFVVEGRRREVIGDGDGERFADAIEMGMLDDEYPAARDSWA; this is translated from the coding sequence ATGACCGTCAGCTGGACACCACCGGTACTCGCCGGTGAGATGGTCACGCTCCGCCCGATCCGAGCCGATGATGCCACGGCGTTGTGGGAGGGCCTCAACGACCCCGAGAGCCGGCGGATGGCCGGCTTCACCAAGGAATACACCCAGGAGGCAGTCGCTCAATGGGCTGCCGAGGTGGCGCAGGTAGAGGGAAGATTCGACTGGGCCACGACGACTGACGGTGAGACGATTCTCGGCCGGATCAGCCTCAAGGCCGTGGATCTGGTGGCATCCCGGGCCGAGATCCGGGTGCTGACTCTCCCCGGGCATCGTGGGCGCGGATACGGGCGCGAGGCGATCATGCTCGTGCTCCGCTTCGCGTTCGGCCGCCCCGATGAGGGCGGACTCGGTCTGCACCGGGTAGGCCTGGAAGTGCTGAGCATCAACCCTCGCGCCGCCGCGCTCTATCAGAGCCTCGGGTTCGTCGTGGAGGGCCGGCGCCGCGAGGTGATCGGCGATGGGGACGGCGAGCGATTCGCCGACGCCATCGAGATGGGCATGCTCGACGACGAATACCCGGCAGCCCGGGACAGCTGGGCCTGA
- a CDS encoding toxin-antitoxin system HicB family antitoxin: protein MELNGYLSSLQQALANATGTSSPEVQEAAERLAQTLEPALRLTLMELASDVASEVTLRLEGAVVEVRLRGGSPELVVEQQAAEVAEILTPPTPPEPPAPPLPEDDGSQTRITLRVTETLKSRIDDAAASDGVSVNAWLVRAVQQTLAGPSPTETRPSTSGRRMTGWVR from the coding sequence ATGGAACTGAACGGCTACCTCTCCTCGCTGCAGCAGGCGCTCGCGAATGCCACCGGCACCTCCTCGCCCGAGGTGCAGGAAGCGGCTGAACGGCTCGCCCAGACCCTCGAGCCGGCGTTGCGCCTGACCCTCATGGAACTCGCCTCCGATGTCGCGTCCGAGGTGACGCTCCGGTTGGAGGGTGCCGTGGTGGAGGTTCGTCTGCGTGGTGGCTCTCCTGAGCTGGTGGTGGAGCAGCAGGCGGCCGAGGTCGCTGAGATCCTCACACCACCCACCCCGCCTGAGCCACCCGCGCCGCCGCTGCCTGAGGACGACGGTTCCCAGACCCGGATCACGCTCCGCGTGACTGAAACGCTCAAGTCCCGTATCGACGACGCAGCCGCCAGCGACGGCGTCAGCGTCAACGCCTGGCTGGTCCGCGCTGTGCAACAGACGCTGGCCGGACCGAGCCCCACCGAGACCCGTCCCTCCACCTCCGGCCGGCGCATGACCGGCTGGGTCCGCTGA